Proteins co-encoded in one Malus domestica chromosome 09, GDT2T_hap1 genomic window:
- the LOC139187897 gene encoding uncharacterized protein — MDQQSINVNGAMPKYSEKPEKFKGLDFKRWQQKMLFFLTTINLAHVVKEKAPKSNENPMMKETVMATEAWNHSEFCCRNYILNSLDDNLYDIYSLCKTAKELWESLEKKYKIDDVSSKTFVIGKFLKYTMVDSKSVVSQVEEIQKLIYEQHSEGCEINEHFQVGAIIEKLPTSWNYFKIYLKHKCREMNMEDLILRL, encoded by the coding sequence atgGATCAACAATCTATAAATGTGAATGGCGCTATGCCAAAATACTCTGAAAAGCCTGAGAAGTTCAAAGGGTTGGACTTCAAGAGATGGCAACAGAAAATGTTGTTCTTCCTGACAACAATAAATCTCGCTCATGTTGTCAAGGAAAAAGCTCCGAAGTCTAATGAGAATCCAATGATGAAAGAGACTGTCATGGCAACCGAAGCTTGGAATCATTCCGAGTTTTGTTGCAGGAATTATATTTTGAATAGTTTGGATGACAATCTCTACGACATTTATTCTCTGTGCAAGACAGCGAAGGAGTTGTGGGAATCCCTGGAGAAAAAGTATAAGATTGATGATGTCAGTTCAAAGACATTTGTTATCGGTAAGTTTCTCAAATATACAATGGTGGATTCCAAATCTGTTGTTTCTCAGGTTGAAGAAATCCAGAAATTGATCTATGAACAGCACTCTGAGGGATGCGAGATCAATGAGCATTTCCAAGTTGGGGCGATAATTGAAAAATTGCCAACTTCGTGGAATTACTTCAAAATTTATCTCAAGCACAAGTGTCGTGAGATGAATATGGAGGATTTGATCCTGAGGCTATGA